Part of the Quercus robur chromosome 5, dhQueRobu3.1, whole genome shotgun sequence genome, CAAATTGCTTCCCAATAATATACTTGCTTCCCATATATGTTTCCAAGCCATATTTAAGAGAACATCATAATCACATTATGTATAAAGGCTCACCATATTATGTGGCCACGAGATACCCATGAAAgaaggatttttaggcttcaattttttggctgcttggattgctctctctctctcttcctctggacataatctgtaattttttaagaacaaacttttctctgacttcatgttttatgggtttgtacATTAAGGAAGAAATGTTTGTATGATCTTCATCtaagtttttgatatttttacctGATGATCTTCCAATTTACAATTCTTCCTACGTGGATATTGAATCTCAATGGCAGTCTTATCAAATATAACAATATGGAAgcttgaatttccttcatatctgaagactaaaaaataaccataacaGATAGAATGGTATTCAGCGAAATCCTGCCAACCATTACAAAACCTAATGTTGTTATCAGCTTTCTTCAATCACACTTGCCAAATTCCACCATAGGGAGCAATGACTGTAGCTACGGTGGATAGCTCAGTATTGTTGTACCCTGACCAGAAGTACCCATCCACACTCACGTCAATACACATAGCAACGCAGAAAATTTTGTGCATCAATTTCGAGTGTTATTGGTCCTATTGCTACATTGATGTTCGTAGTGCTGCTCAATAGCTTTGCACTGTTGAACCCTATCCAGTCATATCACCTACACGCACGTCAATACACAGCTATGCATCCTTTTGCAATGCAGCATTTTTAAAGGATGTACCTATAGCATCCCTGAgaagtttatgatacatttaacacaGCTCAACATTGTCTCGTCAAatcatgtcagatgaagcacaTCAATGTTGAATAGTCTTCACGTGAATAAATACGCAACCTCTTTTGCAGTACACATCACCAGCCCGCTACTGTAGCACAAGTTATAGTGTAACTCGACAGCTACCTCAACGAATCACATGCACCAACAGACGCCACTGAACAATATACTGTCAACTcatatcatctttattcacgtgaatactTATACTCACATCCACCTGAATACTTGCCCTTGCAAAACCCCTATATAaagtcccatttacatctacccttgcaaaacatcTACACATACCGAAGTCCCATTTACatacatctacccttgcaaaacttCTACACATACCGATCTAAAGTcacattttccaatgtcaaTGCGTAATTGGATGCTACCTCGTTTTCCAAATAACTATAGAACGCAAAGAGATTCTGACGAGAGGGAATACTATGCCGGATTGCAACAGGAGTGGGACTTTCGCGTGAACGAGTCCAACGCTCTGCACAATGATCTCCTGCAAATCGGAGCGCCTCTTGTCGAGCGTAGCTCGCTCACACTGCCACGACAAAACATGCACCAATATGAGCGTGCAGTgacgaaaataaaaaaagagaacaatctTATGATACTTCGTAGGTCCAGGTATCATATGCTACAATTGGCGGAGGAGCAAACCGTTGCAACAAACAGGCAACTCACTCCGGCAGAACGtaacaatgtcctcaactaCGAGGACTACCTATCAGAATGAATGCCActgtggtgtgtgtgtgtgtgtgttatgtctatggttaagttaataatgttagtgtaagttattttatgttttctgtGTTATGTCGTACgtgcttattgaaaaacatcatgtgtGAGAATATTTGACTTTTATGACTTATGTGAGAATAATCTACATTACGAATAACGTGCATGCTTCTCATAATCAATAATAAGGTTTACATAGTACAAATGCAACCATACATATAACACATAGTTAAGCAAAATAGTTCTCCAACAAAATCTAATTACACCACGACACAACACGATTACTCTTCATCTGACATCTCCACGTCtgactgataaatgggatcagcaagaagtgattgcatgaaTTGTGCATGCTCGTACCACCCTTCCTGCACTGACTCTCGAATCTCGACTTGGGTCCGATATCGATTAAGACGTATCttcattcgattattttcttctcttatgcggTTCAATGCTTTACGAAGTTCGTCGATGCTGTCTCTGGGCATTTGTGATGCGAGTCGCCGAGGCACTGGCAACTTAAAACcaaccaactcatcataaaatatttgttgttCACGAAATAACCAAGCCCACTCCTGTCTCATGGTATTGTGAACGTAAGCACTATTTCGCAAATTCGGATTGATTGGA contains:
- the LOC126725617 gene encoding uncharacterized protein LOC126725617 produces the protein MSGSGNPQLYRPHDVFTAMGRCWVLEDEFSYPINPNLRNSAYVHNTMRQEWAWLFREQQIFYDELVGFKLPVPRRLASQMPRDSIDELRKALNRIREENNRMKIRLNRYRTQVEIRESVQEGWYEHAQFMQSLLADPIYQSDVEMSDEE